A genomic stretch from Arachis stenosperma cultivar V10309 chromosome 3, arast.V10309.gnm1.PFL2, whole genome shotgun sequence includes:
- the LOC130970566 gene encoding uncharacterized CRM domain-containing protein At3g25440, chloroplastic isoform X1 → MFSAALFRAVRHGFSSTFKRDSLFTLYCLVEDFPTIASYPAASWCFQSSTLHTCIHPQTCNTAWHLSRVPYLPSPAGYLWQRSNIFGIPGILRNLKPAKYLSNGSVQVKTDYDVVRFSLGSPDDISSIKKSPKKKMSRKAKLNELRFYRLKAKKKMNSPNPEVRIRYKLEKAKRKETWLIEKLRKYHVLKIPAETFDPEILTEEERHYLKRTGEKKKHFVMVGRRGVFGGVVLNMHLHWKNHETVKVICKPCKPGQVHEYAEELARLSKGIVIDIKPNNTIIFFRGKNYEQPKVMSPPDTLSKAKALEKYRYEQSLEHTSQFIEKLEKELEEYHQHLAKFRKGKDDTTKDIKGPSSTRTNKTAGLHTVLKEKCKWKEQ, encoded by the exons ATGTTTTCTGCGGCCTTATTCAGAGCTGTAAGGCATGGGTTTTCAAGTACATTCAAGAG AGATAGCTTATTCACGTTATACTGTCTAGTTGAGGATTTTCCGACCATTGCATCATATCCTGCAGCAAGTTGGTGTTTCCAGTCTTCTACTCTTCATACGTGCATACATCCACAAACTTGCAACACAGCATGGCATCTTTCAAGGGTTCCTTATCTACCTTCTCCAGCGGGATATCTTTGGCAGAGATCAAATATATTTGGAATCCCTGGTATTTTGAGAAACTTAAAACCTGCCAAATATCTAAGTAACGGATCAGTTCAGGTGAAGACTGATTATGATGTTGTGAGGTTCTCTCTTGGGTCACCTGATGATATTAGTTCCATAAAAAAGAGCCCAAAGAAGAAAATGTCTAGAAAAGCTAAATTGAATGAGCTCAGATTCTACCGCTTGAAGGCTAAAAAGAAGATGAATTCCCCAAATCCAGAGGTTCGAATTAGATATAAGCTTGAAAAG GCCAAGCGAAAAGAAACATGGTTGATTGAGAAGCTAAGGAAATATCATGTGCTGAAAATCCCTGCAGAAACATTTGATCCTGAAATTTTAACTGAGGAAGAGAGGCATTACCTGAAGCGAACAGGTGAGAAAAAGAAGCATTTTGTTATGGTTGGGAGACGAGGAGTGTTTGGTGGGGTAGTTCTTAACATGCATCTTCATTGGAAGAATCATGAAACAGTAAAGGTTATATGCAAACCTTGCAAACCTGGGCAGGTTCATGAATATGCTGAAGAGCTTGCTCGACTGAGCAAAGGCATTGTGATTGATATCAAGCCTAATAATACTATCATTTTCTTCCGTGGTAAGAACTATGAACAGCCAAAAGTAATGTCACCTCCAGATACATTATCAAAAGCAAAG GCCTTGGAGAAATATAGATACGAGCAGTCACTTGAACATACAAGCCAGTTCATTGAAAAGTTGGAGAAGGAGCTTGAAGAGTATCACCAGCACCTCGCAAAATTTAGAAAAGGGAAAGATGATACAACTAAAGATATTAAG GGACCATCATCTACCAGGACAAATAAAACTGCAGGATTACACACTGTTTTAAAGGAAAAATGTAAGTGGAAAGAACAATGA
- the LOC130970566 gene encoding uncharacterized CRM domain-containing protein At3g25440, chloroplastic isoform X3, with protein sequence MFSAALFRAVRHGFSSTFKRDSLFTLYCLVEDFPTIASYPAASWCFQSSTLHTCIHPQTCNTAWHLSRVPYLPSPAGYLWQRSNIFGIPGILRNLKPAKYLSNGSVQVKTDYDVVRFSLGSPDDISSIKKSPKKKMSRKAKLNELRFYRLKAKKKMNSPNPEAKRKETWLIEKLRKYHVLKIPAETFDPEILTEEERHYLKRTGEKKKHFVMVGRRGVFGGVVLNMHLHWKNHETVKVICKPCKPGQVHEYAEELARLSKGIVIDIKPNNTIIFFRGKNYEQPKVMSPPDTLSKAKALEKYRYEQSLEHTSQFIEKLEKELEEYHQHLAKFRKGKDDTTKDIKGPSSTRTNKTAGLHTVLKEKCKWKEQ encoded by the exons ATGTTTTCTGCGGCCTTATTCAGAGCTGTAAGGCATGGGTTTTCAAGTACATTCAAGAG AGATAGCTTATTCACGTTATACTGTCTAGTTGAGGATTTTCCGACCATTGCATCATATCCTGCAGCAAGTTGGTGTTTCCAGTCTTCTACTCTTCATACGTGCATACATCCACAAACTTGCAACACAGCATGGCATCTTTCAAGGGTTCCTTATCTACCTTCTCCAGCGGGATATCTTTGGCAGAGATCAAATATATTTGGAATCCCTGGTATTTTGAGAAACTTAAAACCTGCCAAATATCTAAGTAACGGATCAGTTCAGGTGAAGACTGATTATGATGTTGTGAGGTTCTCTCTTGGGTCACCTGATGATATTAGTTCCATAAAAAAGAGCCCAAAGAAGAAAATGTCTAGAAAAGCTAAATTGAATGAGCTCAGATTCTACCGCTTGAAGGCTAAAAAGAAGATGAATTCCCCAAATCCAGAG GCCAAGCGAAAAGAAACATGGTTGATTGAGAAGCTAAGGAAATATCATGTGCTGAAAATCCCTGCAGAAACATTTGATCCTGAAATTTTAACTGAGGAAGAGAGGCATTACCTGAAGCGAACAGGTGAGAAAAAGAAGCATTTTGTTATGGTTGGGAGACGAGGAGTGTTTGGTGGGGTAGTTCTTAACATGCATCTTCATTGGAAGAATCATGAAACAGTAAAGGTTATATGCAAACCTTGCAAACCTGGGCAGGTTCATGAATATGCTGAAGAGCTTGCTCGACTGAGCAAAGGCATTGTGATTGATATCAAGCCTAATAATACTATCATTTTCTTCCGTGGTAAGAACTATGAACAGCCAAAAGTAATGTCACCTCCAGATACATTATCAAAAGCAAAG GCCTTGGAGAAATATAGATACGAGCAGTCACTTGAACATACAAGCCAGTTCATTGAAAAGTTGGAGAAGGAGCTTGAAGAGTATCACCAGCACCTCGCAAAATTTAGAAAAGGGAAAGATGATACAACTAAAGATATTAAG GGACCATCATCTACCAGGACAAATAAAACTGCAGGATTACACACTGTTTTAAAGGAAAAATGTAAGTGGAAAGAACAATGA
- the LOC130970566 gene encoding uncharacterized CRM domain-containing protein At3g25440, chloroplastic isoform X2: MFSAALFRAVRHGFSSTFKRDSLFTLYCLVEDFPTIASYPAASWCFQSSTLHTCIHPQTCNTAWHLSRVPYLPSPAGYLWQRSNIFGIPGILRNLKPAKYLSNGSVQVKTDYDVVRFSLGSPDDISSIKKSPKKKMSRKAKLNELRFYRLKAKKKMNSPNPEVRIRYKLEKAKRKETWLIEKLRKYHVLKIPAETFDPEILTEEERHYLKRTGEKKKHFVMVGRRGVFGGVVLNMHLHWKNHETVKVICKPCKPGQVHEYAEELARLSKGIVIDIKPNNTIIFFRGKNYEQPKVMSPPDTLSKAKALEKYRYEQSLEHTSQFIEKLEKELEEYHQHLAKFRKGKDDTTKDIKGPSSTRTNKTAGLHTVLKEK, translated from the exons ATGTTTTCTGCGGCCTTATTCAGAGCTGTAAGGCATGGGTTTTCAAGTACATTCAAGAG AGATAGCTTATTCACGTTATACTGTCTAGTTGAGGATTTTCCGACCATTGCATCATATCCTGCAGCAAGTTGGTGTTTCCAGTCTTCTACTCTTCATACGTGCATACATCCACAAACTTGCAACACAGCATGGCATCTTTCAAGGGTTCCTTATCTACCTTCTCCAGCGGGATATCTTTGGCAGAGATCAAATATATTTGGAATCCCTGGTATTTTGAGAAACTTAAAACCTGCCAAATATCTAAGTAACGGATCAGTTCAGGTGAAGACTGATTATGATGTTGTGAGGTTCTCTCTTGGGTCACCTGATGATATTAGTTCCATAAAAAAGAGCCCAAAGAAGAAAATGTCTAGAAAAGCTAAATTGAATGAGCTCAGATTCTACCGCTTGAAGGCTAAAAAGAAGATGAATTCCCCAAATCCAGAGGTTCGAATTAGATATAAGCTTGAAAAG GCCAAGCGAAAAGAAACATGGTTGATTGAGAAGCTAAGGAAATATCATGTGCTGAAAATCCCTGCAGAAACATTTGATCCTGAAATTTTAACTGAGGAAGAGAGGCATTACCTGAAGCGAACAGGTGAGAAAAAGAAGCATTTTGTTATGGTTGGGAGACGAGGAGTGTTTGGTGGGGTAGTTCTTAACATGCATCTTCATTGGAAGAATCATGAAACAGTAAAGGTTATATGCAAACCTTGCAAACCTGGGCAGGTTCATGAATATGCTGAAGAGCTTGCTCGACTGAGCAAAGGCATTGTGATTGATATCAAGCCTAATAATACTATCATTTTCTTCCGTGGTAAGAACTATGAACAGCCAAAAGTAATGTCACCTCCAGATACATTATCAAAAGCAAAG GCCTTGGAGAAATATAGATACGAGCAGTCACTTGAACATACAAGCCAGTTCATTGAAAAGTTGGAGAAGGAGCTTGAAGAGTATCACCAGCACCTCGCAAAATTTAGAAAAGGGAAAGATGATACAACTAAAGATATTAAG GGACCATCATCTACCAGGACAAATAAAACTGCAGGATTACACACTGTTTTAAAGGAAAAAT aa